Proteins found in one Ctenopharyngodon idella isolate HZGC_01 chromosome 16, HZGC01, whole genome shotgun sequence genomic segment:
- the slc4a7 gene encoding sodium bicarbonate cotransporter 3 isoform X1, protein MQDFWGDVVNLRTTRGATKFSGNDEEAVVDQGKTSSTIHTNFEKEELESHRAVYVGVHVPLGRQSRRRHRHRGHKHHRKRKDRGSEREDGRESPSYDTPSQRVQFILGTEDDDEEHIPHDLFTELDELSFRDGNAYEWKETARWLKFEEDVEDGGERWSKPYVATLSLHSLFELRSCILNGTVMLDMRANTIEEIADMVLDNMVASEQLDESLREKVRDAMMKRHHHQNEKKLSNRIPLVRSFADIGKKHSDPHLLERNGEGLSASRLSLLRRTYSTSTPPSSRRPSRESRGSRSSIILNLFLPSVNSSPAATPNGSPSATPQNTPPTAHRASSSLRSPGPSQQGPELLVARGEREDIPEVMVFPPEEEEEEPQSRSFATKDEKVVHDPARLAQLLPLPQSGLLASPQSAPGSLENSKHSESRMNGAGGSRENSTVDFSKESQSPFHCSCSSLGRGSKRPTVDMNFMKKIPPGAEASNVLVGEVDFLERPIIAFIRLSPAVLLTGLTEVPVPTRFLFLLLGPFGKGGQYHEIGRSIATLMTDEIFHDVAYKAKDRNDLLSGIDEFLDQVTVLPPGEWDPTIRIEPPKSVPSQEKRKMPSMPNGSAPLSEIINEEEHHTGPELKRTGRIFGGLVLDVKRKAPFYWSDVKDAFSLQCLASILFLYCACMSPVITFGGLLGEATKNNISAIESLFGASLTGVAFSLFAGQPLTILGSTGPVLVFEKILFKFCSEYGLSYLPLRTSIGLWTAFLCLVLVATDASSLVCYITRFTEEAFAALICIIFIYEALEKLFQLGEMYPFNMHDNLDNLTFYTCQCSPPANTTDEMVQSWNQSGFTPETIDWSELNVKDCRILHGEFVGPACGHNGPYIPDVLFWSVILFFTTFFLSSFLKQFKTKRYFPTKVRSSISDFAVFLTIMIMVLVDYLVGVPSPKLHVPDTFEPTSKNRGWLISPLGDNPTWTLIAAAIPALLCTILIFMDQQITAVIINRKEHKLKKGCGYHLDLLVVAVMLGVCSVMGLPWFVAATVLSISHVNSLKVESECSAPGEQPKFLGIREQRVTGFMIFVLMGLSVFMTSILKFIPMPVLYGVFLYMGVSSLRGIQFFDRIKLFGMPAKHQPDLIYLRYVPLWKVHIFTIVQLTCLVLLWVIKASAAAVVFPMMVLALVFVRKLLDFCFTKRELSWLDDLMPESKKKKEDDKKKKAKEEAQRMMEAGGGIEIPYDGDHLEIPVKTLKVSIDPSVVNISDEMAKTAVWRAVSMSSDSAKVLKPSASDEKTASIKINVEDEHGDKCVDAETSI, encoded by the exons GTCACAGGGCAGTTTATGTGGGCGTACATGTCCCTTTAGGAAGACAAAGCAGACGTAGACATCGCCACCGTGGTCACAAGCACCATCGGAAAAGGAAGGACAGAGGGTCTGAGCGAGAGGACGGGCGAGAATCACCATCATACG ACACTCCCTCACAGAGGGTCCAGTTTATTCTCGGCACtgaggatgatgatgaggagCATATTCCTCATGACCTCTTCACTGAGCTCGACGAGCTGTCTTTCCGTGATGGAAACGCTTACGAGTGGAAAGAGACAGCCAG GTGGTTGAAGTTTGAAGAGGATGTAGAGGATGGAGGAGAACGCTGGAGCAAGCCCTATGTCGCCACGCTTTCCCTGCACAGCCTGTTTGAGTTACGGAGCTGCATTCTCAATGGCACTGTCATGCTGGACATGAGAGCAAACACCATTGAGGAGATAGCAG ACATGGTATTGGACAACATGGTGGCGTCTGAGCAGCTGGATGAGAGTTTGAGGGAGAAGGTGCGGGACGCCATGATGAAGAGACATCACCACCAGAATGAGAAGAAGCTCAGCAATCGCATCCCACTTGTACGCTCCTTCGCCGACATAGGCAAGAAACATTCAGACCCGCACTTGCTTGAGAGGAATG GGGAGGGTCTCTCTGCTTCCCGTCTGTCCCTCCTTAGACGTACCTACTCCACCTCCACTCCCCCCAGCTCGCGCCGTCCCTCCAGAGAGTCCCGCGGTTCCCGTTCCTCCATCATTCTCAACCTCTTTCTGCCCAGCGTCAACTCCTCCCCTGCCGCCACCCCCAACGGCTCCCCTTCCGCCACCCCTCAAAACACACCCCCTACCGCCCACCGCGCTTCATCATCTCTCCGCTCCCCAGGACCCTCTCAGCAGGGGCCCGAGCTGCTGGTGGCacggggagagagagaggacatTCCAGAGGTCATGGTGTTCCCGcctgaagaggaggaggaggaaccGCAGTCACGGTCTTTCGCCACTAAGGATGAGAAGGTGGTTCATGACCCGGCCAGGCTGGCACAGCTATTGCCCCTACCGCAGTCAG GTCTCCTTGCATCCCCCCAGTCGGCCCCGGGAAGCCTGGAGAACAGCAAGCACAGTGAAAGCCGTATGAATGGCGCTGGTGGCAGCCGGGAAAACAGCACTGTGGACTTTAGCAAG GAGAGCCAATCCCCTTTTCACTGTAGTTGCAGCTCTCTGGGAAGGGGCAGCAAAAGGCCTACA GTGGACATGAATTTCATGAAGAAAATTCCTCCAGGCGCTGAGGCTTCAAATGTTTTGGTGGGGGAAGTTGATTTCCTTGAGCGTCCAATCATTGCCTTCATCCGTCTCTCACCTGCTGTTCTTCTCACTGGACTGACCGAAGTTCCCGTTCCAACAAG GTTTCTCTTCTTGCTGCTGGGGCCTTTCGGTAAAGGGGGCCAATACCACGAGATTGGCAGGTCTATAGCTACTTTAATGACAGATGAG ATCTTTCATGATGTAGCGTACAAAGCCAAAGACAGGAATGACCTTCTGTCCGGCATAGATGAGTTCTTGGACCAGGTGACAGTGCTGCCTCCAGGAGAATGGGACCCCACGATACGAATCGAGCCTCCAAAGAGCGTTCCATCTCAG GAGAAGAGGAAGATGCCTTCCATGCCTAATGGCTCTGCTCCACTATCAGAGATTATCAATGAAGAGGAACACCACACGGGACCTGAACTCAAGAGGACAGGACG GATATTCGGGGGTCTGGTGCTAGATGTGAAGCGGAAAGCTCCGTTTTACTGGAGCGATGTGAAGGACGCTTTCAGCCTGCAGTGTTTAGCTTCTATTCTTTTCCTCTATTGCGCCTGCATGTCCCCCGTCATCACCTTCGGAGGCCTTCTGGGGGAAGCCACCAAAAACAACATA agTGCCATTGAGTCTCTGTTTGGAGCTTCACTGACCGGTGTGGCCTTCTCTCTGTTTGCTGGTCAGCCTCTCACTATCCTGGGCAGCACTGGGCCAGTTCTAGTTTTTGAGAAAATTCTTTTTAAGTTCTGCAG TGAATACGGTCTGTCCTACCTCCCTCTGCGCACTAGCATTGGCCTTTGGACAGCCTTCTTGTGCCTTGTGCTGGTTGCCACAGATGCCAGCTCTCTGGTGTGCTATATAACGAGATTCACAGAGGAAGCCTTCGCTGCTCTCATCTGCATCATTTTTATCTATGAGGCCTTGGAGAAACTCTTCCAACTGGGGGAGATGTACCCTTTCAACATGCATGACAATTTGGACAACCTCACATTTTACAC atgTCAGTGTTCACCTCCAGCCAATACCACAGATGAGATGGTACAGTCATGGAATCAGTCAGGGTTTACTCCAGAGACCATTGACTGGAGTGAGCTTAATGTGAAA GATTGCAGGATACTCCATGGCGAGTTTGTGGGTCCTGCTTGTGGACATAATGGCCCGTACATCCCTGATGTATTGTTCTGGTCTGTCATTCTCTTCTTCACCACTTTCTTCCTGTCATCCTTCCTCAAGCAGTTCAAGACCAAGCGATATTTCCCCACTAAG GTCCGCTCTTCCATCAGTGACTTTGCAGTTTTTCTAACCATCATGATTATGGTCTTGGTTGATTACTTGGTGGGCGTCCCCTCTCCTAAACTACATGTCCCAGATACCTTTGAG CCAACTTCTAAGAATCGAGGCTGGCTGATCTCACCTCTGGGTGATAACCCCACATGGACGTTGATCGCAGCAGCCATCCCTGCCCTGCTGTGCACCATCCTCATCTTCATGGATCAGCAGATCACCGCTGTCATCATCAACCGTAAAGAACACAAGCTCAAG AAAGGCTGTGGGTATCATCTTGACCTTTTGGTGGTGGCTGTGATGCTCGGAGTGTGTTCTGTGATGGGCTTGCCCTGGTTCGTCGCTGCCACTgtcctctccatctctcacgTCAACAGCCTGAAGGTGGAGTCGGAGTGTTCAGCCCCGGGAGAGCAGCCAAAGTTCCTGGGTATCCGTGAGCAGAGGGTTACCGGGTTCATGATCTTTGTGCTTATGGGTCTCTCTGTCTTTATGACATCTATTCTAAAG TTTATACCAATGCCCGTGTTGTATGGAGTGTTCCTCTACATGGGTGTGTCCTCACTCAGAGGCATACAG TTCTTTGACCGTATTAAACTGTTTGGGATGCCTGCAaagcaccagcctgacctgaTCTACCTGAGATACGTGCCGCTGTGGAAGGTTCATATATTCACAATAGTTCAGCTCACCTGCCTGGTGCTGCTTTGGGTCATCAAAGCGTCTGCTGCTGCGGTGGTCTTCCCTATGATG GTTCTTGCTCTGGTATTTGTGCGGAAGCTTCTAGATTTCTGCTTTACGAAGAGGGAGCTTAGCTGGTTGGATGACCTAATGCCAGAAAGCAAGAAGAAAAAGGAAgatgacaaaaagaaaaaagcaaaagAG GAAGCACAGCGCATGATGGAGGCAGGAGGAGGAATAGAGATCCCTTATGATGGTGATCACCTGGAAATCCCTGTGAAGACCCTTAAAGTCAG
- the slc4a7 gene encoding sodium bicarbonate cotransporter 3 isoform X3 yields the protein MQDFWGDVVNLRTTRGATKFSGNDEEAVVDQGKTSSTIHTNFEKEELESHRAVYVGVHVPLGRQSRRRHRHRGHKHHRKRKDRGSEREDGRESPSYDTPSQRVQFILGTEDDDEEHIPHDLFTELDELSFRDGNAYEWKETARWLKFEEDVEDGGERWSKPYVATLSLHSLFELRSCILNGTVMLDMRANTIEEIADMVLDNMVASEQLDESLREKVRDAMMKRHHHQNEKKLSNRIPLVRSFADIGKKHSDPHLLERNGEGLSASRLSLLRRTYSTSTPPSSRRPSRESRGSRSSIILNLFLPSVNSSPAATPNGSPSATPQNTPPTAHRASSSLRSPGPSQQGPELLVARGEREDIPEVMVFPPEEEEEEPQSRSFATKDEKVVHDPARLAQLLPLPQSGLLASPQSAPGSLENSKHSESRMNGAGGSRENSTVDFSKVDMNFMKKIPPGAEASNVLVGEVDFLERPIIAFIRLSPAVLLTGLTEVPVPTRFLFLLLGPFGKGGQYHEIGRSIATLMTDEIFHDVAYKAKDRNDLLSGIDEFLDQVTVLPPGEWDPTIRIEPPKSVPSQEKRKMPSMPNGSAPLSEIINEEEHHTGPELKRTGRIFGGLVLDVKRKAPFYWSDVKDAFSLQCLASILFLYCACMSPVITFGGLLGEATKNNISAIESLFGASLTGVAFSLFAGQPLTILGSTGPVLVFEKILFKFCSEYGLSYLPLRTSIGLWTAFLCLVLVATDASSLVCYITRFTEEAFAALICIIFIYEALEKLFQLGEMYPFNMHDNLDNLTFYTCQCSPPANTTDEMVQSWNQSGFTPETIDWSELNVKDCRILHGEFVGPACGHNGPYIPDVLFWSVILFFTTFFLSSFLKQFKTKRYFPTKVRSSISDFAVFLTIMIMVLVDYLVGVPSPKLHVPDTFEPTSKNRGWLISPLGDNPTWTLIAAAIPALLCTILIFMDQQITAVIINRKEHKLKKGCGYHLDLLVVAVMLGVCSVMGLPWFVAATVLSISHVNSLKVESECSAPGEQPKFLGIREQRVTGFMIFVLMGLSVFMTSILKFIPMPVLYGVFLYMGVSSLRGIQFFDRIKLFGMPAKHQPDLIYLRYVPLWKVHIFTIVQLTCLVLLWVIKASAAAVVFPMMVLALVFVRKLLDFCFTKRELSWLDDLMPESKKKKEDDKKKKAKEEAQRMMEAGGGIEIPYDGDHLEIPVKTLKVSIDPSVVNISDEMAKTAVWRAVSMSSDSAKVLKPSASDEKTASIKINVEDEHGDKCVDAETSI from the exons GTCACAGGGCAGTTTATGTGGGCGTACATGTCCCTTTAGGAAGACAAAGCAGACGTAGACATCGCCACCGTGGTCACAAGCACCATCGGAAAAGGAAGGACAGAGGGTCTGAGCGAGAGGACGGGCGAGAATCACCATCATACG ACACTCCCTCACAGAGGGTCCAGTTTATTCTCGGCACtgaggatgatgatgaggagCATATTCCTCATGACCTCTTCACTGAGCTCGACGAGCTGTCTTTCCGTGATGGAAACGCTTACGAGTGGAAAGAGACAGCCAG GTGGTTGAAGTTTGAAGAGGATGTAGAGGATGGAGGAGAACGCTGGAGCAAGCCCTATGTCGCCACGCTTTCCCTGCACAGCCTGTTTGAGTTACGGAGCTGCATTCTCAATGGCACTGTCATGCTGGACATGAGAGCAAACACCATTGAGGAGATAGCAG ACATGGTATTGGACAACATGGTGGCGTCTGAGCAGCTGGATGAGAGTTTGAGGGAGAAGGTGCGGGACGCCATGATGAAGAGACATCACCACCAGAATGAGAAGAAGCTCAGCAATCGCATCCCACTTGTACGCTCCTTCGCCGACATAGGCAAGAAACATTCAGACCCGCACTTGCTTGAGAGGAATG GGGAGGGTCTCTCTGCTTCCCGTCTGTCCCTCCTTAGACGTACCTACTCCACCTCCACTCCCCCCAGCTCGCGCCGTCCCTCCAGAGAGTCCCGCGGTTCCCGTTCCTCCATCATTCTCAACCTCTTTCTGCCCAGCGTCAACTCCTCCCCTGCCGCCACCCCCAACGGCTCCCCTTCCGCCACCCCTCAAAACACACCCCCTACCGCCCACCGCGCTTCATCATCTCTCCGCTCCCCAGGACCCTCTCAGCAGGGGCCCGAGCTGCTGGTGGCacggggagagagagaggacatTCCAGAGGTCATGGTGTTCCCGcctgaagaggaggaggaggaaccGCAGTCACGGTCTTTCGCCACTAAGGATGAGAAGGTGGTTCATGACCCGGCCAGGCTGGCACAGCTATTGCCCCTACCGCAGTCAG GTCTCCTTGCATCCCCCCAGTCGGCCCCGGGAAGCCTGGAGAACAGCAAGCACAGTGAAAGCCGTATGAATGGCGCTGGTGGCAGCCGGGAAAACAGCACTGTGGACTTTAGCAAG GTGGACATGAATTTCATGAAGAAAATTCCTCCAGGCGCTGAGGCTTCAAATGTTTTGGTGGGGGAAGTTGATTTCCTTGAGCGTCCAATCATTGCCTTCATCCGTCTCTCACCTGCTGTTCTTCTCACTGGACTGACCGAAGTTCCCGTTCCAACAAG GTTTCTCTTCTTGCTGCTGGGGCCTTTCGGTAAAGGGGGCCAATACCACGAGATTGGCAGGTCTATAGCTACTTTAATGACAGATGAG ATCTTTCATGATGTAGCGTACAAAGCCAAAGACAGGAATGACCTTCTGTCCGGCATAGATGAGTTCTTGGACCAGGTGACAGTGCTGCCTCCAGGAGAATGGGACCCCACGATACGAATCGAGCCTCCAAAGAGCGTTCCATCTCAG GAGAAGAGGAAGATGCCTTCCATGCCTAATGGCTCTGCTCCACTATCAGAGATTATCAATGAAGAGGAACACCACACGGGACCTGAACTCAAGAGGACAGGACG GATATTCGGGGGTCTGGTGCTAGATGTGAAGCGGAAAGCTCCGTTTTACTGGAGCGATGTGAAGGACGCTTTCAGCCTGCAGTGTTTAGCTTCTATTCTTTTCCTCTATTGCGCCTGCATGTCCCCCGTCATCACCTTCGGAGGCCTTCTGGGGGAAGCCACCAAAAACAACATA agTGCCATTGAGTCTCTGTTTGGAGCTTCACTGACCGGTGTGGCCTTCTCTCTGTTTGCTGGTCAGCCTCTCACTATCCTGGGCAGCACTGGGCCAGTTCTAGTTTTTGAGAAAATTCTTTTTAAGTTCTGCAG TGAATACGGTCTGTCCTACCTCCCTCTGCGCACTAGCATTGGCCTTTGGACAGCCTTCTTGTGCCTTGTGCTGGTTGCCACAGATGCCAGCTCTCTGGTGTGCTATATAACGAGATTCACAGAGGAAGCCTTCGCTGCTCTCATCTGCATCATTTTTATCTATGAGGCCTTGGAGAAACTCTTCCAACTGGGGGAGATGTACCCTTTCAACATGCATGACAATTTGGACAACCTCACATTTTACAC atgTCAGTGTTCACCTCCAGCCAATACCACAGATGAGATGGTACAGTCATGGAATCAGTCAGGGTTTACTCCAGAGACCATTGACTGGAGTGAGCTTAATGTGAAA GATTGCAGGATACTCCATGGCGAGTTTGTGGGTCCTGCTTGTGGACATAATGGCCCGTACATCCCTGATGTATTGTTCTGGTCTGTCATTCTCTTCTTCACCACTTTCTTCCTGTCATCCTTCCTCAAGCAGTTCAAGACCAAGCGATATTTCCCCACTAAG GTCCGCTCTTCCATCAGTGACTTTGCAGTTTTTCTAACCATCATGATTATGGTCTTGGTTGATTACTTGGTGGGCGTCCCCTCTCCTAAACTACATGTCCCAGATACCTTTGAG CCAACTTCTAAGAATCGAGGCTGGCTGATCTCACCTCTGGGTGATAACCCCACATGGACGTTGATCGCAGCAGCCATCCCTGCCCTGCTGTGCACCATCCTCATCTTCATGGATCAGCAGATCACCGCTGTCATCATCAACCGTAAAGAACACAAGCTCAAG AAAGGCTGTGGGTATCATCTTGACCTTTTGGTGGTGGCTGTGATGCTCGGAGTGTGTTCTGTGATGGGCTTGCCCTGGTTCGTCGCTGCCACTgtcctctccatctctcacgTCAACAGCCTGAAGGTGGAGTCGGAGTGTTCAGCCCCGGGAGAGCAGCCAAAGTTCCTGGGTATCCGTGAGCAGAGGGTTACCGGGTTCATGATCTTTGTGCTTATGGGTCTCTCTGTCTTTATGACATCTATTCTAAAG TTTATACCAATGCCCGTGTTGTATGGAGTGTTCCTCTACATGGGTGTGTCCTCACTCAGAGGCATACAG TTCTTTGACCGTATTAAACTGTTTGGGATGCCTGCAaagcaccagcctgacctgaTCTACCTGAGATACGTGCCGCTGTGGAAGGTTCATATATTCACAATAGTTCAGCTCACCTGCCTGGTGCTGCTTTGGGTCATCAAAGCGTCTGCTGCTGCGGTGGTCTTCCCTATGATG GTTCTTGCTCTGGTATTTGTGCGGAAGCTTCTAGATTTCTGCTTTACGAAGAGGGAGCTTAGCTGGTTGGATGACCTAATGCCAGAAAGCAAGAAGAAAAAGGAAgatgacaaaaagaaaaaagcaaaagAG GAAGCACAGCGCATGATGGAGGCAGGAGGAGGAATAGAGATCCCTTATGATGGTGATCACCTGGAAATCCCTGTGAAGACCCTTAAAGTCAG
- the slc4a7 gene encoding sodium bicarbonate cotransporter 3 isoform X7: MQDFWGDVVNLRTTRGATKFSGNDEEAVVDQGKTSSTIHTNFEKEELESHRAVYVGVHVPLGRQSRRRHRHRGHKHHRKRKDRGSEREDGRESPSYDTPSQRVQFILGTEDDDEEHIPHDLFTELDELSFRDGNAYEWKETARWLKFEEDVEDGGERWSKPYVATLSLHSLFELRSCILNGTVMLDMRANTIEEIADMVLDNMVASEQLDESLREKVRDAMMKRHHHQNEKKLSNRIPLVRSFADIGKKHSDPHLLERNGLLASPQSAPGSLENSKHSESRMNGAGGSRENSTVDFSKESQSPFHCSCSSLGRGSKRPTVDMNFMKKIPPGAEASNVLVGEVDFLERPIIAFIRLSPAVLLTGLTEVPVPTRFLFLLLGPFGKGGQYHEIGRSIATLMTDEIFHDVAYKAKDRNDLLSGIDEFLDQVTVLPPGEWDPTIRIEPPKSVPSQEKRKMPSMPNGSAPLSEIINEEEHHTGPELKRTGRIFGGLVLDVKRKAPFYWSDVKDAFSLQCLASILFLYCACMSPVITFGGLLGEATKNNISAIESLFGASLTGVAFSLFAGQPLTILGSTGPVLVFEKILFKFCSEYGLSYLPLRTSIGLWTAFLCLVLVATDASSLVCYITRFTEEAFAALICIIFIYEALEKLFQLGEMYPFNMHDNLDNLTFYTCQCSPPANTTDEMVQSWNQSGFTPETIDWSELNVKDCRILHGEFVGPACGHNGPYIPDVLFWSVILFFTTFFLSSFLKQFKTKRYFPTKVRSSISDFAVFLTIMIMVLVDYLVGVPSPKLHVPDTFEPTSKNRGWLISPLGDNPTWTLIAAAIPALLCTILIFMDQQITAVIINRKEHKLKKGCGYHLDLLVVAVMLGVCSVMGLPWFVAATVLSISHVNSLKVESECSAPGEQPKFLGIREQRVTGFMIFVLMGLSVFMTSILKFIPMPVLYGVFLYMGVSSLRGIQFFDRIKLFGMPAKHQPDLIYLRYVPLWKVHIFTIVQLTCLVLLWVIKASAAAVVFPMMVLALVFVRKLLDFCFTKRELSWLDDLMPESKKKKEDDKKKKAKEEAQRMMEAGGGIEIPYDGDHLEIPVKTLKVSIDPSVVNISDEMAKTAVWRAVSMSSDSAKVLKPSASDEKTASIKINVEDEHGDKCVDAETSI; the protein is encoded by the exons GTCACAGGGCAGTTTATGTGGGCGTACATGTCCCTTTAGGAAGACAAAGCAGACGTAGACATCGCCACCGTGGTCACAAGCACCATCGGAAAAGGAAGGACAGAGGGTCTGAGCGAGAGGACGGGCGAGAATCACCATCATACG ACACTCCCTCACAGAGGGTCCAGTTTATTCTCGGCACtgaggatgatgatgaggagCATATTCCTCATGACCTCTTCACTGAGCTCGACGAGCTGTCTTTCCGTGATGGAAACGCTTACGAGTGGAAAGAGACAGCCAG GTGGTTGAAGTTTGAAGAGGATGTAGAGGATGGAGGAGAACGCTGGAGCAAGCCCTATGTCGCCACGCTTTCCCTGCACAGCCTGTTTGAGTTACGGAGCTGCATTCTCAATGGCACTGTCATGCTGGACATGAGAGCAAACACCATTGAGGAGATAGCAG ACATGGTATTGGACAACATGGTGGCGTCTGAGCAGCTGGATGAGAGTTTGAGGGAGAAGGTGCGGGACGCCATGATGAAGAGACATCACCACCAGAATGAGAAGAAGCTCAGCAATCGCATCCCACTTGTACGCTCCTTCGCCGACATAGGCAAGAAACATTCAGACCCGCACTTGCTTGAGAGGAATG GTCTCCTTGCATCCCCCCAGTCGGCCCCGGGAAGCCTGGAGAACAGCAAGCACAGTGAAAGCCGTATGAATGGCGCTGGTGGCAGCCGGGAAAACAGCACTGTGGACTTTAGCAAG GAGAGCCAATCCCCTTTTCACTGTAGTTGCAGCTCTCTGGGAAGGGGCAGCAAAAGGCCTACA GTGGACATGAATTTCATGAAGAAAATTCCTCCAGGCGCTGAGGCTTCAAATGTTTTGGTGGGGGAAGTTGATTTCCTTGAGCGTCCAATCATTGCCTTCATCCGTCTCTCACCTGCTGTTCTTCTCACTGGACTGACCGAAGTTCCCGTTCCAACAAG GTTTCTCTTCTTGCTGCTGGGGCCTTTCGGTAAAGGGGGCCAATACCACGAGATTGGCAGGTCTATAGCTACTTTAATGACAGATGAG ATCTTTCATGATGTAGCGTACAAAGCCAAAGACAGGAATGACCTTCTGTCCGGCATAGATGAGTTCTTGGACCAGGTGACAGTGCTGCCTCCAGGAGAATGGGACCCCACGATACGAATCGAGCCTCCAAAGAGCGTTCCATCTCAG GAGAAGAGGAAGATGCCTTCCATGCCTAATGGCTCTGCTCCACTATCAGAGATTATCAATGAAGAGGAACACCACACGGGACCTGAACTCAAGAGGACAGGACG GATATTCGGGGGTCTGGTGCTAGATGTGAAGCGGAAAGCTCCGTTTTACTGGAGCGATGTGAAGGACGCTTTCAGCCTGCAGTGTTTAGCTTCTATTCTTTTCCTCTATTGCGCCTGCATGTCCCCCGTCATCACCTTCGGAGGCCTTCTGGGGGAAGCCACCAAAAACAACATA agTGCCATTGAGTCTCTGTTTGGAGCTTCACTGACCGGTGTGGCCTTCTCTCTGTTTGCTGGTCAGCCTCTCACTATCCTGGGCAGCACTGGGCCAGTTCTAGTTTTTGAGAAAATTCTTTTTAAGTTCTGCAG TGAATACGGTCTGTCCTACCTCCCTCTGCGCACTAGCATTGGCCTTTGGACAGCCTTCTTGTGCCTTGTGCTGGTTGCCACAGATGCCAGCTCTCTGGTGTGCTATATAACGAGATTCACAGAGGAAGCCTTCGCTGCTCTCATCTGCATCATTTTTATCTATGAGGCCTTGGAGAAACTCTTCCAACTGGGGGAGATGTACCCTTTCAACATGCATGACAATTTGGACAACCTCACATTTTACAC atgTCAGTGTTCACCTCCAGCCAATACCACAGATGAGATGGTACAGTCATGGAATCAGTCAGGGTTTACTCCAGAGACCATTGACTGGAGTGAGCTTAATGTGAAA GATTGCAGGATACTCCATGGCGAGTTTGTGGGTCCTGCTTGTGGACATAATGGCCCGTACATCCCTGATGTATTGTTCTGGTCTGTCATTCTCTTCTTCACCACTTTCTTCCTGTCATCCTTCCTCAAGCAGTTCAAGACCAAGCGATATTTCCCCACTAAG GTCCGCTCTTCCATCAGTGACTTTGCAGTTTTTCTAACCATCATGATTATGGTCTTGGTTGATTACTTGGTGGGCGTCCCCTCTCCTAAACTACATGTCCCAGATACCTTTGAG CCAACTTCTAAGAATCGAGGCTGGCTGATCTCACCTCTGGGTGATAACCCCACATGGACGTTGATCGCAGCAGCCATCCCTGCCCTGCTGTGCACCATCCTCATCTTCATGGATCAGCAGATCACCGCTGTCATCATCAACCGTAAAGAACACAAGCTCAAG AAAGGCTGTGGGTATCATCTTGACCTTTTGGTGGTGGCTGTGATGCTCGGAGTGTGTTCTGTGATGGGCTTGCCCTGGTTCGTCGCTGCCACTgtcctctccatctctcacgTCAACAGCCTGAAGGTGGAGTCGGAGTGTTCAGCCCCGGGAGAGCAGCCAAAGTTCCTGGGTATCCGTGAGCAGAGGGTTACCGGGTTCATGATCTTTGTGCTTATGGGTCTCTCTGTCTTTATGACATCTATTCTAAAG TTTATACCAATGCCCGTGTTGTATGGAGTGTTCCTCTACATGGGTGTGTCCTCACTCAGAGGCATACAG TTCTTTGACCGTATTAAACTGTTTGGGATGCCTGCAaagcaccagcctgacctgaTCTACCTGAGATACGTGCCGCTGTGGAAGGTTCATATATTCACAATAGTTCAGCTCACCTGCCTGGTGCTGCTTTGGGTCATCAAAGCGTCTGCTGCTGCGGTGGTCTTCCCTATGATG GTTCTTGCTCTGGTATTTGTGCGGAAGCTTCTAGATTTCTGCTTTACGAAGAGGGAGCTTAGCTGGTTGGATGACCTAATGCCAGAAAGCAAGAAGAAAAAGGAAgatgacaaaaagaaaaaagcaaaagAG GAAGCACAGCGCATGATGGAGGCAGGAGGAGGAATAGAGATCCCTTATGATGGTGATCACCTGGAAATCCCTGTGAAGACCCTTAAAGTCAG